A window of the Halococcus salifodinae DSM 8989 genome harbors these coding sequences:
- a CDS encoding DNA cytosine methyltransferase has protein sequence MKSKKGETFDAWINALHSLGYNVDWQVLNAADYGDATSRKRLFVVGSRQGSPKWPDPTHSENGETPGTEPWRPAAEIIDWSER, from the coding sequence TGAAATCGAAGAAGGGCGAAACCTTCGACGCGTGGATCAATGCCCTCCACTCGCTCGGCTATAACGTCGATTGGCAGGTGTTGAACGCCGCTGACTACGGTGATGCGACGAGTCGGAAGCGACTGTTCGTCGTCGGTTCTCGACAAGGCAGCCCGAAGTGGCCCGACCCGACCCACAGCGAGAACGGGGAGACACCCGGAACAGAACCGTGGCGGCCAGCAGCGGAGATCATCGACTGGTCCGAGCG